A window of the Mus pahari chromosome 1, PAHARI_EIJ_v1.1, whole genome shotgun sequence genome harbors these coding sequences:
- the LOC110331853 gene encoding secretoglobin family 2B member 24-like — MKGTLLLLALLVIGELGFQTSEACVPFFAGFAGVISGSRTWLYHELRAFNGTPAEKAAYEKVQDCYKEGGLKTKVLEPQILIAILSTPECLKFYSKEAVSKIEGEFIELLQY, encoded by the exons ATGAAGGGGACACTTCTTCTGTTGGCCTTGCTGGTGATAGGAGAGCTGGGCTTCCAGACAT CAGAAGCATGTGTTCCTTTCTTTGCTGGCTTTGCTGGTGTTATCTCAGGAAGCAGGACATGGTTGTATCACGAACTTAGAGCATTCAATGGTACTCCTGCGGAAAAGGCGGCCTATGAAAAAGTCCAGGACTGCTACAAAGAAGGAGGACTTAAAACCAAAGTACTGGAACCGCAGATTTTG ATTGCTATACTCTCCACTCCAGAATGTCTGAAGTTCTATTCCAAAGAAGCTGTAAGCAAAATCGAGGGTGAATTTATCGAGCTACTCCAATATTAG